The proteins below come from a single Oreochromis aureus strain Israel breed Guangdong unplaced genomic scaffold, ZZ_aureus HiC_scaffold_23, whole genome shotgun sequence genomic window:
- the LOC116322087 gene encoding tripartite motif-containing protein 16-like, translating to MNQMDQTKFCCSVCLDLLKDPVTIPCGHSYCMNCIKSFWDEEEKKKIYSCPQCRQTFTARPVLVKNTMLADLVEELKKTGLQAAPADHCYAGPEDVACDVCTGRKMKAFKSCLVCLASYCEKHLQTHNIVAASFKKHKLVEPSKKLQENICSRHDEVMKMFCRTDQQSICYLCSVDEHKGHDTVSAAAERTERQRELEVSRQNIQQRIQDREKDVKLLQQEVEAINQSADQTVEHSEKIFTELIHLIQKRSSDVKQQIRSQQETEVSRVKELEEKLEQEITELKRKDAELKQLSHTEDHIQFLHNYPSLSALSESTDSSSINIRPLSYFEDVTAAVSEVRDKLQDILREEWTNISLTVTEVDVLLSDPPEPKTRAGFLKYSCEITLDPNTANKQLLLSEGNRKVTLMNQQQSYSDHPDRFTVRYQVLSRESLTGRCYWEVEWRGRGVYVAVTYKSISRKGGGNECAFGLNDKSWSLDCDNNSYTFWYDNIQTPVSGPRSSRVGVYLDHRAGILSFYSVSETMTLLHRVQTTFTQPLYAGLWLHYNYGDTAELIKVK from the coding sequence atgaatcaaatggaccaaacaaaattctgctgttcagtctgtttggatctactgaaggatccggtgactattccctgtggacacagctactgcatgaactgtattaaaagcttctgggatgaagaggaaaagaagaaaatctacagctgccctcagtgcagaCAGACTTTCACAGCGAGGCCTGTCCTGGTGAAAAACACCATGTTAGCAGATTTagtggaggagctgaagaagactggactccaagctgctcctgctgatcactgctatgctggacctgaagatgtggcctgtgatgtctgcactgggagAAAAATGAAAGCCTTCAAGTCCTGTTTAGTGTGTCTGGCatcttactgtgagaaacaccttCAGACACATAATATTGTTGCAGCTTCATtcaagaaacacaagctggtggagccctccaagaagctccaggagaacatctgctctcgtcatgatgaggtgatgaagatgttctgccgtactgatcagcagagtatctgttatctctgctctgtggatgaacataaaggccacgacacagtctcagctgcagcagaaaggactgagaggcagagagagctggaggtgagtcgacaaaacatccagcagagaatccaggacagagagaaagatgtgaagctgcttcaacaggaggtggaggccatcaatcagtctgctgatcaaacagtggagcacagtgagaagatcttcactgagctgatccatctcatccagaaaagaagctctgatgtgaagcagcagatcagatcccagcaggaaactgaagtgagtcgagtcaaagagcttgaggagaagctggagcaggagatcactgagctgaagaggaaagatgctgagctgaagcagctctcacacacagaggatcacatccagtttctacacaactacccctcactgtcagcactcagtgagtctacagactcatccagcatcaatatccgtcctctgagctactttgaggatgtgacagcagctgtgtcagaggtcagagataaactacaggacattctgagagaggaatggacaaacatctcactgacagtcactgaagtggatgttttactgtcagatccaccagagccaaagaccagagctggattcttaaaatattcatgtgaaatcacactggatccaaacacagcaaacaaacagctgttattatcagaggggaacagaaaagtaacattaatgaatcaacaacagtcttattctgatcatccagacagattcactGTACGATATCAggtcctgagtagagagagtctgactggacgttgttactgggaggtggagtggagagggagaggagttTATGTAGCAGTCACATACAAGAGTATCAGCAGAAAAGGAGGGGGTAATGAATGTGCATTTGGACTTAATGACAAATCTTGGTCATTAGATTGTGATAACAACAGTTATACATTTTGGTACGACAACATCCAAACTCCTGTCTCAGGTCCTCGTTCCTCCAGAGTAGGcgtgtacctggatcacagagcaggtattttgtccttctacagcgtctctgaaaccatgactctcctccacagagtccagaccacattcactcagccgctctatgctggactttGGCTTCACTATAATTATGGAGACACTGCTGAGTTGATTAAAGTGAAATAG